A portion of the Thunnus albacares chromosome 5, fThuAlb1.1, whole genome shotgun sequence genome contains these proteins:
- the LOC122983139 gene encoding SH3 and cysteine-rich domain-containing protein 3-like has translation MDQEDDKNSVDIHDNPPVPDNVVREDGDTVYFIYEEEVEVEEKEPEPEEPIVRVNDKPHKFKDHYCKKPKFCDVCARMIVLNNKFALRCKNCKTNIHHSCQSYVEFQRCFGKIPPGFRRAYSSPLYGSDQPDPNNPNLHDPVFDTLRVGVIMANKERKKNENDKKNMMVMMEEEEEENHQPKENEEGGEGKPDDKKEKGGDKADDKSKGTFSQSHYYLALYRFKAIEKDDLDFHPGDRITVLDDSNEEWWRGKMGEKTGYFPTNYLIKVRASERVFKVTRSFVGNREMGQITLKKDQIVVKKGDEKGGYLKVSTGRKLGYFPADLLEEITVT, from the exons ATGGACCA aGAGGATGACAAAAACTCTGTGGATATCCATGACAACCCTCCAGTTCCTGACAACGTAGTGAGGGAGGATGGAGACACT GTCTATTTCATATatgaagaggaggtggaggtggaagAGAAGGAACCAGAACCAGAAGAGCCCATTGTCCGTGTCAACGACAAACCCCACAAGTTCAAGGACCACTACTGCAAGAAACCCAAGTTCTGTGACGTCTGCGCTCGCATGATAGTCT TGAACAACAAGTTTGCTCTGAGGTGTAAAAACTGCAAGACCAACATCCACCATTCATGTCAGTCCTATGTTGAGTTCCAGAGATGCTTTGGCAAAATT CCGCCTGGCTTCAGAAGGGCCTACAGCTCCCCCTTATATGGCAGTGACCAACCAGATCCAA ACAACCCAAACCTTCACGACCCAGTCTTTGACACCCTGCGGGTTGGAGTCATCATGGCAAATAAGGAGCgcaaaaagaatgaaaatgacaagaaaaat atgatggtgatgatggaggaagaggaagaggagaaccATCAGCCCAAAGAGAatgaagagggaggagaag GGAAGCCTGATGATaagaaggagaaaggaggagacaAAGCAGATGACAAG AGTAAAGGCACATTCTCACAGTCCCACTATTACCTGGCTCTCTACCGCTTCAAGGCCATAGAGAAAGACGACCTTGACTTCCA ccCTGGTGATCGGATCACAGTGCTGGATGACTCCAATGAAGAGTGGTGGAGG GGAAAGATGGGGGAGAAGACGGGCTATTTCCCCACCAACTACCTCATAAAAGTGCGCGCATCGGAAAGAGTTTTCAAAGTGACTCGCTCTTTTGTAGGGAACAGAGAGATGGGACAAATCACACTGAAGAAAGATCAG ATTGTGGTGAAGAAAGGAGATGAAAAAGGCGGCTACTTGAAGGTCAGCACTGGACGCAAGCTGGGCTACTTCCCCGCTGACCTGCTGGAGGAGATCACTGTGACATAA